The following proteins are co-located in the Telopea speciosissima isolate NSW1024214 ecotype Mountain lineage chromosome 9, Tspe_v1, whole genome shotgun sequence genome:
- the LOC122638801 gene encoding protein NYNRIN-like: MEVDCVSFMRRCHKCQIFANIIHIPSKELHSLNAPWPFSTWGIDIIGKVMPKASNGHEFILLAIDYFTQWLETQSYAVLTAVKVAKFIKEIIICKYGVPHALISDQRAHFWGKADKFYTKFGIQRYWSTTYRPQTNGAVEATNTNVKVILHKMADTHTDWAEKLLYALWAY; the protein is encoded by the coding sequence ATGGAAGTTGATTGCGTGTCATTCATGCGGAGATGTCACAAATGCCAAATATTTGCCAATATCATTCACATTCCTTCAAAGGAGCTCCATTCATTAAATGCTCCCTGGCCATTTTCAACATGGGGCATTGATATAATTGGGAAAGTCATGCCAAAGGCATCAaatggacatgaattcatccttTTGGCCATAGACTATTTCACCCAATGGTTGGAGACGCAGTCTTATGCTGTCTTGACAGCTGTAAAAGTGGCAAAGTTCATTAAAGAGATCATTATATGCAAATATGGAGTGCCACATGCTCTCATATCCGATCAAAGAGCACATTTCTGGGGAAAAGCGGACAAGTTCTACACCAAGTTTGGTATTCAAAGGTATTGGTCTACGACTTATagaccacagactaatgggGCAGTGGAAGCAACCAACACgaatgtcaaagtcatattgcaTAAAATGGCTGATACCCATACGGATTGGGCAGAAAAGCTCCTGTACGCATTATGGGCCTATTGA